Sequence from the Saccharopolyspora pogona genome:
CGCCGCTGAACTCCGCCGCAGAGCTGTCGGTGGACATCCGGGCGGGCCGCGAGCAGGCAGTGGCCGCGACCAAGACGTACAGCGCGACGTTGCTTGCCCTGTACCTGCTCGTCGACGCGGTCCGGGGCGGGACCGGCGCGAACGCGGAGCCGATCCCCGAGCTGGCCGCGACCGCCCTGGACGCCGGCCAGAAGGTGGTGGACGAGGCGGTGCGCCGGTACCGCTTCGCGGAGCGGATGGTCACCACCGGCCGCGGCTTCTCGCTGGCCACCGCCTCCGAAGCGGCGCTGAAGCTTGCCGAGACCAGCTACCTCTCGGCCCGCGCCTACAGCGGCGCCGACCTGCTGCACGGCCCGGTCGCGGCGGTCGACGAGGACACCGCGGTGCTCGCGTTGTGCAGCAAGGGGCGCGGCGGCGACGCGATGCGCGAGGCGCTCGACGTGGTCCACGAGCGCGGCGCGGACGTCTGCGCCATCGGCTCGGCGGCCTCGGATGTGCGCGCCTCGCACCGCATCCCGGTGCCGGACTGTGCCGAGGAGCTGGCGCCGGTGCTGGAGGTCCTGCCGGTCCAGCAGCTGGCCCTCGGGCTGGCGCTGGCCCGCGGCTTCGACCCCGACAAGCCGCGAGGCCTGAAGAAGGTCACCCGGACCCGTTGACGGTTGCGGGAGGAGAAGCGAACGGACTGTTCACCCCGCCTAAGCTTGGGTTTTAACCTTTGGGTGTTGTTGTGGCCCCGGTTGATCATGGGAACAGCCCTTGGGTGATCATGCTTCTGACGAAAGAAGAAGATCAACCAAGGGCTGTCGTGATCAGTGTGCAGGATGACCGCCAGGCGGTCGAGTTCGGGGCTGTGACCGGGTTCCGGGATGGGTTTTACCGGTGTCTGTCGGCTCGGGCGGATGCGTTGTTCGTGCTCTGCGATGCGGTGTCCTGCGGTGAGCGGCCGGTGACCTCGTTGGTGGAGTTGTCGCTGTCGCCGGTGTTCCGGCGGGGGCATGGCGCGTTGTACGACGCGTTGGCGGCCGGGGAGATCGACGCCGCCGGGGTACGGGATGTGCTGGTGGATGGGTTGCCTGCCGCGGCGGACGAGGGACCGCTTCTGTTCACCGCTGATGTGACCGTGTGCCCGCGACCGGATGCGGAGTGCTCGGCGGATCGCGGTCACTG
This genomic interval carries:
- a CDS encoding SIS domain-containing protein encodes the protein MGLMTATPGRHMTDEISQQPAIFADLLAGREAIAEVAATIAERRPRFALLAARGSSDHAALYAKYLIEVLLELPVGLASPSTTTLYGAQPNLTDVLLVSVSQSGGSPDLLEVTESGRKRGALTVAVTNTADSPLNSAAELSVDIRAGREQAVAATKTYSATLLALYLLVDAVRGGTGANAEPIPELAATALDAGQKVVDEAVRRYRFAERMVTTGRGFSLATASEAALKLAETSYLSARAYSGADLLHGPVAAVDEDTAVLALCSKGRGGDAMREALDVVHERGADVCAIGSAASDVRASHRIPVPDCAEELAPVLEVLPVQQLALGLALARGFDPDKPRGLKKVTRTR